A stretch of the Snodgrassella alvi genome encodes the following:
- the ubiE gene encoding bifunctional demethylmenaquinone methyltransferase/2-methoxy-6-polyprenyl-1,4-benzoquinol methylase UbiE, with protein MSDHKTHFGYQTVDEDEKAGRVAGVFHSVAKNYDVMNDVMSGGLHRVWKHFTITTAPLRKGDKVLDIAGGSGDLSRGWAKRVGHSGEVWLTDINSSMLTVGRDRLLNEGMALPVALCDAEKLPFPDNYFNLVSVSFGLRNMTHKDVALAEMYRVLQPGGTLLVLEFSHVFKPLKPVYDLYSFKMLPLMGKLIAKDADSYQYLAESIRMHPDQETLKQMMLDAGFDSVSYHNLTAGVVALHKGVKF; from the coding sequence ATGAGCGATCACAAAACTCATTTTGGTTATCAGACTGTTGATGAAGATGAAAAGGCGGGACGCGTTGCCGGTGTATTCCATTCGGTAGCCAAAAACTATGATGTGATGAATGATGTGATGTCTGGTGGTCTGCATCGGGTTTGGAAACATTTTACGATTACCACAGCTCCTTTACGTAAAGGAGATAAGGTGCTGGATATTGCCGGTGGTTCGGGTGATTTGTCGCGTGGTTGGGCCAAACGGGTAGGACACAGTGGTGAGGTCTGGCTGACGGATATCAATTCTTCGATGTTGACAGTGGGGCGTGACCGGCTGCTGAATGAGGGAATGGCTTTGCCAGTGGCATTGTGTGATGCAGAAAAGCTGCCGTTTCCGGATAATTATTTTAATTTGGTATCGGTGTCGTTTGGTTTGCGAAATATGACGCATAAGGATGTTGCACTGGCAGAAATGTATCGAGTGTTGCAGCCTGGTGGAACGCTGTTGGTGCTCGAATTCTCTCATGTATTTAAGCCGCTTAAGCCGGTATATGATTTGTACTCTTTTAAGATGCTGCCACTGATGGGTAAGTTGATTGCGAAAGACGCAGACAGTTATCAGTATTTGGCTGAATCTATTCGTATGCATCCGGATCAGGAGACATTGAAGCAGATGATGCTGGATGCTGGTTTTGATAGTGTGAGTTACCATAATTTAACGGCAGGGGTGGTGGCTTTGCATAAAGGTGTTAAGTTTTAG
- a CDS encoding gamma-butyrobetaine hydroxylase-like domain-containing protein codes for MSCDGDTVSMQEKVPTEIRLCQNRQVLRLDYTGQTFELMAEYLRVYSPSAEVRGHGAGQEVLQTCKRYVTIAGLQQVGNYALRIAFSDGHDTGLYDWAYLYDLAIRQPELWAAYEQKLLLAGASREPT; via the coding sequence ATGTCTTGTGATGGGGATACGGTTTCTATGCAGGAGAAGGTGCCGACAGAAATCCGTTTGTGCCAGAATCGGCAGGTGCTGCGACTGGATTATACTGGACAGACGTTTGAACTGATGGCTGAGTATCTACGTGTATATTCGCCTAGTGCAGAGGTGCGAGGTCATGGTGCGGGTCAAGAGGTATTGCAAACTTGTAAACGCTACGTGACGATAGCCGGTTTACAGCAGGTGGGTAATTATGCTTTGCGTATTGCTTTTTCTGATGGGCATGACACTGGGCTGTATGATTGGGCTTATTTGTATGATTTGGCGATACGTCAGCCTGAGCTTTGGGCTGCTTATGAACAAAAATTATTGCTGGCTGGTGCCAGCCGTGAACCTACCTAA
- a CDS encoding recombinase RecA, which translates to MAFSESERQQLLELKFVGSKIVDRLEQMQLDSFDKLRKVTPDEILNQGVLLTGSVCWKNSPQAQTAINNILHLVKQNNNG; encoded by the coding sequence ATGGCTTTTTCTGAATCTGAGCGACAGCAATTGCTAGAACTAAAATTTGTGGGTAGCAAAATTGTTGACAGACTCGAGCAAATGCAGCTCGATTCTTTTGATAAATTACGCAAGGTTACTCCAGATGAAATCCTTAACCAAGGGGTATTGTTAACAGGCTCAGTTTGTTGGAAAAATAGTCCTCAAGCTCAAACCGCTATCAATAATATTTTGCATTTAGTGAAACAAAACAATAATGGGTAA
- the nadE gene encoding NAD(+) synthase, which translates to MQTKAIIEYIVKWLRDYAAQAKCKGFVVGVSGGIDSAVVSTLAAQTGLPTLVLELPIHQKVNQIARAQEHIRQLKSRFNNIEEHWVDLTRTFDSFTMAVDIGDNKDEQTQLALANARSRLRMIALYYYAQKRGLLVVGTGNKVEDFGVGFFTKYGDGGVDLSPIADLLKTQVYELAKELNIDQKIIDAPPTDGLWDADKTDEEQIGATYPELEWAMGVYSNHTIDDFSGREREVFAIYDRYHRAMQHKINPIPVCVIPPELLS; encoded by the coding sequence ATGCAAACCAAAGCCATCATCGAATACATCGTAAAATGGTTACGCGACTACGCCGCTCAGGCCAAATGCAAAGGTTTCGTCGTCGGCGTCTCCGGCGGTATCGATTCCGCCGTGGTTTCCACACTTGCAGCCCAAACCGGCCTACCCACACTGGTACTAGAATTGCCCATTCACCAGAAAGTAAACCAAATAGCGCGCGCGCAGGAACACATTCGCCAGCTTAAAAGCCGCTTCAACAACATTGAAGAACACTGGGTCGATCTCACCCGTACTTTCGATTCATTCACCATGGCCGTTGACATCGGCGACAACAAAGATGAGCAAACTCAGCTAGCACTAGCCAATGCCCGCAGCCGTCTGCGAATGATTGCCCTTTACTATTACGCTCAAAAGCGTGGTCTACTCGTAGTCGGTACCGGCAATAAAGTAGAAGATTTTGGCGTCGGCTTCTTTACCAAATACGGCGACGGCGGCGTAGACCTCAGCCCTATCGCCGACTTACTAAAAACACAAGTATATGAACTGGCCAAAGAACTGAATATCGATCAAAAAATAATCGACGCCCCGCCCACAGACGGCTTGTGGGATGCAGACAAAACCGATGAAGAACAAATTGGCGCCACCTACCCTGAGCTGGAATGGGCAATGGGTGTTTACTCCAACCACACCATAGATGATTTCAGCGGTCGCGAGCGCGAAGTTTTTGCCATCTACGATCGCTATCATCGCGCCATGCAGCACAAAATCAACCCAATACCGGTATGTGTCATCCCGCCCGAATTACTCAGTTAA
- a CDS encoding proline--tRNA ligase: protein MKASQFYISTLKEAPAEAELASHKLMLRTGMIRRLASGLYTWMPMGLRVLRKVERIVREEMNRAGSIELLMPVVQPAELWQESGRWSFYGKELLRITDRHEREFCLGPTCEEVITDIVRSEIRSYKQLPMNFYHIQTKFRDEVRPRFGVMRAREFVMKDAYSFHTTFESLQQSYQDMFNAYCRVFDRLGLDYRPVAADTGSIGGTGSHEFQVLAESGEDVIAYSDGSDYAANVELAATLPLSGERHSAAEELSKVHTPNVRSIDELVAFLNVPVEQTLKSLVVEGEEEGTVVLLLVRGDHHLNEIKAEKLAGVKAPLTMASVAAIEKAFNGAHGGSLGPVGFNGKVYADFATAKAADWVIGANEDDHHYTGFNFGRDAAEPEFVDLREVIAGDPSPCGQGSLKLARGIEVGHVFQLRTKYSEAMQATVLDQNGKNVVLEMGCYGIGITRVVAAAIEQNNDERGIIWTEAMAPFTVVIVPMNYRKSDTVKAAADDLYAQLQQAGVDVLLDDRDERSGVLLHDSELIGIPHRVVIGDRGLKAGKVEYQARREAEPTELDMNNVVGYICSLLKQD, encoded by the coding sequence ATGAAAGCCAGTCAGTTTTATATTTCGACTTTGAAAGAAGCTCCGGCAGAAGCGGAGCTGGCCAGCCATAAACTTATGTTGCGGACAGGGATGATTCGTCGTTTAGCCAGTGGTCTGTATACTTGGATGCCAATGGGTTTACGGGTGTTGCGCAAGGTAGAACGTATTGTGCGTGAGGAAATGAATCGCGCCGGTTCGATTGAGCTGCTGATGCCGGTGGTGCAACCTGCGGAGTTATGGCAGGAAAGTGGGCGCTGGTCGTTTTATGGTAAGGAATTGTTGCGAATTACAGACCGCCATGAACGTGAGTTCTGTCTGGGACCGACCTGTGAAGAGGTCATTACGGATATTGTGCGCAGTGAGATTCGTAGTTATAAGCAGCTGCCAATGAATTTTTATCATATCCAGACTAAATTCCGTGATGAGGTGCGGCCACGTTTCGGGGTAATGCGTGCGCGTGAGTTTGTGATGAAAGATGCTTATTCTTTTCATACGACATTTGAATCATTGCAACAATCGTATCAGGATATGTTTAATGCGTATTGCAGGGTGTTTGACCGGCTGGGTCTGGATTATCGACCAGTTGCGGCTGATACAGGCAGTATTGGTGGTACGGGGTCGCATGAATTTCAGGTACTGGCGGAAAGCGGTGAGGATGTAATTGCGTATAGTGATGGGTCTGATTATGCGGCTAATGTTGAGCTGGCTGCTACTTTGCCGCTAAGTGGTGAACGTCATAGTGCTGCTGAAGAGTTGTCTAAGGTGCATACGCCGAATGTGCGCAGTATTGATGAATTAGTGGCTTTTTTGAATGTGCCGGTAGAACAGACGCTGAAGTCGCTGGTGGTTGAGGGCGAAGAAGAGGGTACAGTGGTGCTTTTGCTTGTTCGTGGCGATCATCATCTGAATGAAATTAAGGCTGAGAAGCTGGCCGGTGTGAAAGCACCGTTGACGATGGCATCGGTGGCTGCAATTGAGAAAGCTTTTAATGGTGCCCATGGTGGTTCGTTGGGACCAGTGGGTTTTAATGGTAAGGTCTATGCTGATTTTGCTACGGCAAAAGCAGCTGATTGGGTAATCGGGGCCAATGAGGATGATCATCATTATACCGGATTTAATTTTGGCCGCGATGCGGCAGAACCGGAATTTGTGGATTTACGTGAGGTGATTGCTGGTGACCCGAGCCCGTGTGGTCAGGGTAGTCTGAAGCTGGCTCGAGGTATTGAGGTAGGGCATGTATTTCAGCTGAGAACTAAATACTCAGAGGCGATGCAGGCTACAGTACTGGACCAGAACGGCAAGAATGTTGTGCTGGAGATGGGGTGTTACGGTATCGGTATTACACGGGTAGTAGCGGCTGCTATTGAACAGAATAATGATGAGCGCGGTATTATCTGGACGGAAGCGATGGCGCCGTTTACGGTGGTGATAGTGCCGATGAATTATCGTAAATCTGATACGGTGAAGGCTGCTGCAGATGATTTATACGCACAATTGCAGCAGGCCGGTGTAGATGTGTTGCTGGATGATCGTGATGAACGCTCTGGGGTGCTGCTACATGATTCAGAACTGATAGGTATCCCGCATCGTGTTGTGATTGGTGACCGCGGTCTAAAAGCCGGCAAGGTGGAGTATCAGGCTCGCAGAGAAGCTGAACCAACTGAATTGGATATGAATAATGTGGTGGGATATATCTGTTCTTTGTTGAAGCAAGATTGA
- the hemG gene encoding menaquinone-dependent protoporphyrinogen IX dehydrogenase, with translation MKYLLIYSSRFGYTKKIAQKLEAQWTAAGITVDIVNLADAPILQSGEYDKIIIGASIRYGHYAAALAPWIIQNQHILNSTPSAFYSVSILANKPHRNTPQTHTYTRKFFAKSPWQPQTIGIFAGELHYARYNLIDRYMMRLVMKLNKGETNLNAHIEYTDWKKVREFGEQILKLTK, from the coding sequence ATGAAATATCTGCTCATTTATAGCAGCCGCTTCGGCTACACCAAGAAAATAGCCCAGAAACTGGAAGCGCAGTGGACAGCAGCTGGTATTACAGTAGACATAGTAAATCTCGCAGATGCTCCCATTCTTCAGTCAGGAGAATATGATAAAATAATTATTGGAGCCTCTATTCGCTATGGACACTATGCAGCTGCATTGGCACCCTGGATTATTCAAAATCAGCACATCCTCAACAGCACCCCTAGTGCCTTTTACAGCGTCAGCATATTGGCCAACAAACCACATCGCAACACACCGCAAACCCATACTTATACGCGCAAATTCTTCGCCAAAAGCCCTTGGCAGCCTCAAACAATCGGCATTTTCGCCGGAGAATTGCACTATGCCAGATACAATCTTATTGATCGATATATGATGCGCTTAGTAATGAAACTAAACAAAGGCGAAACCAATCTTAATGCGCATATCGAATATACAGACTGGAAAAAAGTAAGAGAATTTGGAGAACAGATACTCAAACTAACCAAATAA